A single genomic interval of Astyanax mexicanus isolate ESR-SI-001 chromosome 4, AstMex3_surface, whole genome shotgun sequence harbors:
- the LOC103029869 gene encoding leucine-rich repeat and immunoglobulin-like domain-containing nogo receptor-interacting protein 3 has protein sequence MATAQGLGWLGLGLALLALSVVCQSCPPRCECVAQLRSVSCQRKRLSGVPEGIPTETRLLDLSRNRLRWVAPGDLAPYPRLEEVDLSENLISTLEPNAFASLQALRTLRLRGNQLKLVPMGAFARLSNLTTLDLSENKIVILLDYTFQDLRSLKHLEVGDNDLVYISHKAFSGLVGLEDLTIERCNLTSISGQTLSYLRNLVTLRLRHLSISALEDQNFRKLSALRGLEIDNWPYLEYISPLSFQGLNLSWLSITYTNITAVPSASFRNLAYLTSLNLSYNPISVLEPWAFKDLIRLKELHMVSTNLQTVEPHALGGLRQIRVLNLSNNELITLEERSFHSVNSLETLRVDGNPLSCDCRLLWILQRRRTLNFDGNMPVCAGPPEVQGNMLSSFTDSALFDYFTCQKPKIRNRKLQQVTAREGQSVSFLCRAEGEPAPAIIWISPQRRRITSKSSGRITVLPGGTLEIRYAQVTDSGTYICIASNAGGNDTYFATLTVKGQPLDSALFANRSLYAVDFNDTGLNSTRVFLKFTLDLTTILVSTAMGCITFLGVVLFCFLLLFVWSRGRGQRKNNFTVEYSFRKTEGPTTSGTSGGTRKFNMKMI, from the exons ATGGCTACCGCACAAGGGCTGGGCTGGCTGGGCTTAGGCCTGGCTCTGCTGGCCCTCAGCGTGGTGTGCCAGAGCTGCCCGCCACGGTGCGAATGTGTGGCTCAGCTGCGCTCCGTGTCCTGCCAGCGCAAGCGCCTGTCCGGAGTGCCAGAGGGCATCCCCACAGAGACGCGGCTGCTGGACCTCAGTAGGAACCGGCTGCGCTGGGTGGCTCCGGGAGATCTGGCGCCGTACCCGCGGCTGGAGGAAGTGGACCTGAGCGAGAATCTCATCTCCACGCTGGAACCCAACGCCTTCGCCAGTCTCCAGGCCCTGCGCACGCTGCGTCTCAGGGGAAACCAGCTGAAGCTGGTGCCCATGGGCGCCTTCGCTCGCCTGTCGAACCTCACCACCCTGGACCTGAGCGAGAACAAGATTGTCATCCTGCTGGACTACACCTTTCAGGACCTGCGCAGCCTCAAACACTTGGAG GTTGGCGACAATGACTTGGTGTACATTTCCCACAAGGCTTTCTCAGGGTTGGTGGGTTTGGAGGACCTGACGATAGAGCGATGCAACCTGACTTCCATCTCTGGCCAAACACTGTCCTACTTGCGCAACCTGGTCACGCTTCGACTGCGTCATCTCAGCATCTCTGCCCTGGAGGACCAAAATTTCCGCAAGCTGTCTGCTCTCAGGGGGCTAGAGATCGACAACTGGCCGTACCTTGAGTACATCTCCCCTCTCAGCTTCCAAGGCCTGAACCTGTCATGGCTGTCCATCACTTACACCAACATCACTGCCGTTCCTTCTGCATCCTTCCGCAACCTCGCTTACCTGACGTCACTGAACCTGTCGTACAACCCAATATCTGTGCTGGAACCATGGGCATTCAAGGATCTAATAAGGCTAAAAGAGCTGCATATGGTCAGCACTAACCTGCAGACTGTGGAGCCTCATGCTTTGGGTGGTCTGAGACAGATCCGAGTTCTTAACCTGTCCAACAACGAgctgatcactctggaggagcgcTCCTTCCACTCCGTCAACAGCCTTGAGACCTTGCGAGTTGACGGGAACCCTCTTTCTTGCGATTGCCGGCTTCTCTGGATCCTGCAGCGCAGACGCACCCTGAACTTTGATGGCAACATGCCTGTTTGCGCTGGCCCCCCTGAGGTGCAGGGCAACATGCTAAGCAGTTTTACGGATTCAGCACTGTTTGATTACTTCACCTGTCAGAAGCCCAAGATACGCAACCGGAAGCTTCAGCAAGTGACGGCAAGGGAGGGACAGTCTGTGTCCTTCTTGTGTCGTGCTGAGGGAGAACCAGCGCCTGCCATCATCTGGATCTCACCGCAGCGGAGACGGATCACCTCGAAGAGCAGCGGCAGGATCACAGTCTTGCCGGGTGGGACGCTGGAGATCCGTTACGCCCAGGTGACTGACAGCGGCACGTACATCTGCATCGCCAGCAACGCGGGTGGCAACGACACCTACTTCGCCACGCTGACGGTGAAAGGTCAGCCACTGGACTCGGCGCTGTTCGCCAACCGCTCGCTGTACGCGGTGGACTTCAACGACACGGGTCTGAACAGCACACGTGTCTTTCTTAAGTTCACTCTGGACCTCACCACCATCCTGGTGTCCACGGCCATGGGCTGCATCACCTTCCTGGGAGTGGTGCTCTTCTGTTTCCTGCTGTTGTTCGTGTGGAGCCGCGGAAGAGGCCAACGCAAGAACAACTTCACAGTGGAGTACTCTTTCAGGAAGACGGAGGGACCCACCACCAGTGGGACCTCCGGAGGGACCCGCAAGTTTAATATGAAGATGATATGA